Proteins encoded by one window of Primulina huaijiensis isolate GDHJ02 chromosome 1, ASM1229523v2, whole genome shotgun sequence:
- the LOC140956762 gene encoding uncharacterized protein isoform X2: MKEIKECAPESQNTTNIAEDAISLVFGKEIRGRVRGMDFGVTPSKVGASLQQNGTIKQLQSMMHSLQQEVQQMRLVVVAVLGLGMILAAAVISIVPKKVSNLKNVSHGDIPENTKCKLLHWCGDGVVAEGRIASTDPTVKVYHVPLGGSCWKVWVDRVLVEQVDLIRPNSEMIFLDDAVGSTVAWFSKFIVLCD; this comes from the exons ATg aaagaaataaaagaatgtgCACCTGAATCTCAAAACACTACTAACATTGCTGAGGATGCAATTAGCCTTGTATTTGGGAAGGAAATTCGAGGTAGAGTGCGTGGAATGGACTTTGGAGTCACACCTTCAAAAGTTGGAGCATCTTTGCAACAAAATGGAACTATTAAACAACTTCAAAGTATGATGCACAGCCTTCAACAAGAAGTGCAACAAATGAG GTTGGTAGTGGTGGCAGTATTGGGATTGGGAATGATATTGGCAGCGGCTGTGATATCAATCGTCCCAAAAAAAGTG TCAAATTTAAAGAATGTGAGTCATGGAGATATACCTGAAAATACTAAATGTAAGTTGCTTCATTGGTGTGGTGATGGAGTTGTTGCTGAAGGTCGAATTGCATCCACAGATCCAACGGTAAAAGTGTATCACGTTCCTCTTGGTGGATCTTGTTGGAAAGTTTGGGTTGATAGAGTTCTTGTGGAGCAGGTAGACTTAATTCGACCGAATtctgaaatgatttttttggatGATGCAGTTGGAAGCACAGTAGCATGGTTTTCTAAATTTATCGTTTTGTGTGACTGA
- the LOC140956762 gene encoding uncharacterized protein isoform X1 codes for MSRRGYACLANIMEKTSSADIPITRTKVWVEGHKKKNGQPSGEAVGEKMKEIKECAPESQNTTNIAEDAISLVFGKEIRGRVRGMDFGVTPSKVGASLQQNGTIKQLQSMMHSLQQEVQQMRLVVVAVLGLGMILAAAVISIVPKKVSNLKNVSHGDIPENTKCKLLHWCGDGVVAEGRIASTDPTVKVYHVPLGGSCWKVWVDRVLVEQVDLIRPNSEMIFLDDAVGSTVAWFSKFIVLCD; via the exons ATGAGCAGAAGAGGTTATGCCTGTTTGGCTAACATTAtg GAGAAAACAAGTTCTGCTGATATACCAATTACAAGAACAAAAGTATGGGTGGAAGGCCATAAGAAGAAAAATGGACAACCTAGTGGTGAAGCTGTTGGAGAAAAAATg aaagaaataaaagaatgtgCACCTGAATCTCAAAACACTACTAACATTGCTGAGGATGCAATTAGCCTTGTATTTGGGAAGGAAATTCGAGGTAGAGTGCGTGGAATGGACTTTGGAGTCACACCTTCAAAAGTTGGAGCATCTTTGCAACAAAATGGAACTATTAAACAACTTCAAAGTATGATGCACAGCCTTCAACAAGAAGTGCAACAAATGAG GTTGGTAGTGGTGGCAGTATTGGGATTGGGAATGATATTGGCAGCGGCTGTGATATCAATCGTCCCAAAAAAAGTG TCAAATTTAAAGAATGTGAGTCATGGAGATATACCTGAAAATACTAAATGTAAGTTGCTTCATTGGTGTGGTGATGGAGTTGTTGCTGAAGGTCGAATTGCATCCACAGATCCAACGGTAAAAGTGTATCACGTTCCTCTTGGTGGATCTTGTTGGAAAGTTTGGGTTGATAGAGTTCTTGTGGAGCAGGTAGACTTAATTCGACCGAATtctgaaatgatttttttggatGATGCAGTTGGAAGCACAGTAGCATGGTTTTCTAAATTTATCGTTTTGTGTGACTGA
- the LOC140956886 gene encoding uncharacterized protein produces MKLERHFHLYRDVFVSDEEVGHNTSDTRDYEFANLLEDAETPLFPGCTTYTKLSASVTLYNYKSTNGHTDSSFNELLKILGDMLPEKTTPPQNVYSMKKFLKPFDLGYEKIHACPNDCCLFRKELKELDSCPKCGSSRWKVDKVTFKVRKEVPEKVLRYFHVIPRFKKMFKSEEMAEDLIWNSNHKSQDHMMRHPVDSVAWDTINHKWPAFASDPRNLSLGLATDRFNPFGDLSSRYSCWPVILVNYNLPPFKCMSKENLMLTLLIPGPKQPGNDIDVYLEPFVEDLKELWDIGVKAFDAFSKSMFNLKAILMWTINDFPAYGNLAGCATKGNLVAQYVVKTYVLCGLSTVESFHT; encoded by the coding sequence ATGAAATTAGAGAGGCATTTTCACTTATATAGGGATGTATTTGTCTCAGATGAAGAGGTTGGACACAATACGTCTGACACAAGAGATTATGAGTTTGCTAATTTATTAGAAGATGCAGAAACTCCTCTCTTCCCTGGATGTACGACTTATACAAAGTTGTCAGCATCTGTCACATTATACAATTACAAGTCTACCAATGGTCACACTGACAGTAGTTTCAATGAGCTCCTTAAGATTTTAGGTGACATGCTTCCAGAAAAAACCACACCTCCACAAAATGTTTACTCAATGAAAAAGTTTTTGAAACCATTTGATTTAGGATATGAGAAGATTCATGCTTGCCCAAACGATTGTTGTTTATTTAGAAAGGAGCTCAAAGAATTAGACTCATGTCCAAAGTGCGGTTCCTCAAGATGGAAGGTGGACAAAGTTACCTTCAAAGTTCGTAAAGAAGTTCCTGAAAAGGTGCTAAGGTATTTTCATGTGATACCAAGATTTAAAAAGATGTTTAAATCAGAAGAAATGGCTGAAGATTTGATTTGGAACTCCAATCACAAAAGTCAAGATCATATGATGCGTCATCCAGTTGATTCAGTAGCTTGGGATACAATAAATCACAAGTGGCCTGCTTTTGCATCAGATCCTAGAAATCTTAGTCTTGGTCTTGCAACAGATAGATTCAACCCTTTTGGTGACCTTAGTTCCAGATATAGTTGTTGGCCGGTTATCTTGGTCAATTACAATCTTCCTCCATTCAAGTGCATGTCGAAGGAAAATCTTATGTTAACATTACTAATACCAGGTCCAAAGCAACCGGGAAATGATATAGATGTGTACTTGGAACCTTTTGTGGAGGATTTGAAGGAGTTGTGGGACATAGGTGTGAAGGCATTTGATGCATTTAGCAAGTCAATGTTCAATCTGAAGGCTATATTGATGTGGACAATCAATGATTTTCCAGCTTATGGAAACCTAGCTGGATGTGCCACAAAAGGGAATTTGGTTGCCCAATATGTGGTGAAGACGTATGTTCTATGTGGCTTAAGTACAGTAGAAAGTTTTCATACTTAG